From the Lathyrus oleraceus cultivar Zhongwan6 chromosome 3, CAAS_Psat_ZW6_1.0, whole genome shotgun sequence genome, the window aataacttagggtttattttaatattatcggatatttcatctaatttgttactaaatcatgaatatgttttattctcttaattgtagtactttgaggaatacaaatcttactcaagagctcatttggatgaaatgaaggatgaattgtgtcaattcattgttgatcaaagaatcatatagctaggttgtatattgttgtacatatatgtatggaatgttgttgttgtatatatgttgtatattgttgttgtacttttactaaatcatgaatatgttgttgtatattgttgatcaaagaatcatatattaatgttgtatatatggaggattaatgttgtatataaatggattcatgttgtatatatcaatggattaatggtgtataacattggattaaaggatgaaatcaatatgaattttacacttttgcagcatgcgaacaggttaccaattaaatatccactgttttcaaacaaatttttttaaaataactaacactttagagggcgctttgtccagaaagcgccctctaaacactttacattgacaactttagagggcgctttttcctgaaagcgccctctaaacactttacattgacaactttagagggcgctttttcctgaaagcgccctctaaacactttacattgacaactttagagggcgctttttccagaaagcgccctctaaggtgtccctttatggaccactccagagggcgcttttttctgaaagcgcactataatgtggccactttagacagtgctttctccaggaaaacaaagcgttgtctttacctatgccagcgccactttagagggcgcttaaaagcgctgttataggccaaaataagcgccctcttttcccttatttggcgtagtggaACAATGGTGGTTTCTACGGGTGTCGTCGGAGATGAAGAAAGTATGAGCCCAATTGATGTTGTTGCTCTGCGTGAGGTGAATACTTTTGTCTCCGGCACGGTGGTGCTGTCGTGAGACTGTTGAATGGTGGTTGATGGTGGCCGGTTGAGAGAGACGGAAACGGAGGTGATGATGGTGACGCGTGATTCAAAGAGTTGTTTGACGTATGAAGAAGGAAAGAAGTGAGGTTAACGGTTGTAGTGTTCTGCACGAAGAAAGAAggttttttcatttttttctttattctcttttgattttttttggaaatgagagagaACTGATTGAGTAGCGGTTGATGAATTTTTGCATTGGCCAAAAGTTTAGAATTTTACATTCTCACATTAGGGTTTCTATTTTAATTAATCCCCACACTATCCTTGGTTCTTAATAATCCATGCCTAACATAGTTTAATAAAACCGACAGGCGTAGATCAAATCTTACAGTTAAAAATACTCGGATGAAAGGTTTAAACTAATATAAATGTGAAGGCGGGTAGATGCAAAAATATTAATTGAGCATGTCAAACTAATCTACGTGTAATATAGTTCAGTAAAATAGAGAGTTGTAGATCCAAACCTGAAAACATTATTTTATGATTTTACGCGCAATTGAGAAATTGGTTCAAACGGTCTTTCTGCAAATTGAAATTTTATTCTAgacaaaacaaaataaaattgaTTATCTAAAAACTTATAATGTCCGTACAAAATTAAAGTATTAAAAAATATAGATAATTTTAATGATGATGACAAGGATGAGGATGATTTAAAATCCGTCAACAAATATGATATTTCGCTATTGAAACAGTAGAAAAGAAAGTGTTGATTGGAGAACTAGAAGCATTTGACAAAGTTCTAACTATTAAAGTGCAAGAGATAAATAATGAGTTACATAAAGCTCGAAAATCATTGATTAGTATTACTTATTTTTCAAATATAATTATTTTCTaaataaatttgaaaaaattATCTATTCAATGAAGGGTTGATTTATTCTATATTGTTAACATTTATTCCATGATGACATTATTAATATTTTAACCAAACTCCAAACTCTAAACTAGTTGGATATAGTAAATCCAATGAAATGCCTATGAATGTCTTCTTCCATAAATAAGCAAACAAAAACAAAAGCCAAAGCCGTTTATATCTTTGCTTTTGCCACCCAACATATTACACAATACTCATTATTTTAATTAGAGTTTTTCACAACATTTACAAAATTTTCCAATTAGTTTTCTTTGCCGTCTTAAAGACAAATAAGTAGCAAAACTCCATTTTTTCCCTACACGTCTCTCTATGATATTTTTTCTATATAATAAAGTTTTCTTCTGATTTTTCATAGCTAAAACTTTTATTCAAACAACACTTCACTCTCTCATTCAAATGGCTTCCAACAACATTAAaattcacaaacatttcaaaGTTGTTCCAACATCATCAACTCAAATAACAACGCCTCTCACTTACTTTGATATATTTTGGCTAAGGTTTCATCCAGTAGAACGTGTTTTCTTTTACACCCTCCCAATTTCACAATCACACCCCTCTTTCTTCTTCCAAAAGCTTGTTCCAAAGTTCAAATCTTCACTGTCTTTAACCCTACAACACTTTCTCCCTTTAGCTGGTAAGATCGTTTGGCCTTCGGATTCTTCAATACCATTCATCCAATTCAATCCCAATGATAAGGATGATGGAGTTTCATTGCTCATTGCAGAATCTGATTTGGATTTCAACCATGTCATTGAAAACTCACCACAAGAAGCTTCCTTGTCTCGTTCTCTTATACCCTATTTAGAATCTACTGATTGTTTCGCTTCTGTTATCTCCATTCAGATCACCCTTTTTCCAAAAAGTGGTTTTTCCATTGGTATCAGCACACACCATGCAGTTCTTGATGGAAAATCTTCAACAACGTTCATCAAAGCTTGGGCTTATCTATGCAACAAAATGATTAAAACCGAAGAAGAATCACCAACTTTGTTACAAGAGTTAGAGCCTTTCTTCAACAGAGATATCATCAAAGACACAAATGAACTCGAAGTTACACTAACAAATAATTGGATGGAGATGATGACCAAGTTGTTTCCAAATGATAAAGGAAATGAAAGATGCTTGAAGATTCTACCTTTTGAACCAAAACTCAAAGACTGTGTTCGTGCTACGTTCAAGCTCACGCGTGAAGATTTGAACAAGTTGAACAAAAGGGTGTTATCTACCTGGGAAATATTCAATAAAAATGAATCAAAGCCAACGAATTTATCATCGTTTGTTCTCACATGTGCTTATTCGCTTGTTTGTATTGCAAAAGCTTTTCAACGAGTTGAAAAGGAGAAACAGAAGTTTTCTTTTGCTTTCACTATAGATTGCAGATCAAGATTAGAACCACCAATACCAAATAACTATTTCGGAAACTGCGTATTAGGGCACTTCATTGATACACAACCATTGGATTTCGTAAAAGAAGATAGTTTGAATTTAGTTTCAAAAAGTATTTATGATATAGTAAAGATGATAAAAGAAAAGGGTGTTTTTGAAGGAGTTAATGATGTGTTTGCTAAATATACTTGTTTGGCAAGTGAAGGAGTTGAAATTTTTGGAGTGGCAGGGTCTAATAGATTTGGTGTTTATGAGACTGATTTTGGTTGGGGAAGGCCGGAAAAGGTGGAGATAGTATC encodes:
- the LOC127128649 gene encoding malonyl-CoA:anthocyanidin 5-O-glucoside-6''-O-malonyltransferase codes for the protein MASNNIKIHKHFKVVPTSSTQITTPLTYFDIFWLRFHPVERVFFYTLPISQSHPSFFFQKLVPKFKSSLSLTLQHFLPLAGKIVWPSDSSIPFIQFNPNDKDDGVSLLIAESDLDFNHVIENSPQEASLSRSLIPYLESTDCFASVISIQITLFPKSGFSIGISTHHAVLDGKSSTTFIKAWAYLCNKMIKTEEESPTLLQELEPFFNRDIIKDTNELEVTLTNNWMEMMTKLFPNDKGNERCLKILPFEPKLKDCVRATFKLTREDLNKLNKRVLSTWEIFNKNESKPTNLSSFVLTCAYSLVCIAKAFQRVEKEKQKFSFAFTIDCRSRLEPPIPNNYFGNCVLGHFIDTQPLDFVKEDSLNLVSKSIYDIVKMIKEKGVFEGVNDVFAKYTCLASEGVEIFGVAGSNRFGVYETDFGWGRPEKVEIVSIDRGLTIGLADSKDGNGGIEVGLVLNEDVMDHFRNLFLEGLSID